GCACGTCGAGATCCTGCGCCGGCACGTGCTGCCCGGGGTGAGCGGCCCCGTCATCGTGCAGACGTCCCTGTCGGTCGCGTTCGCGATCCTGTCGGAGGCCGCGCTGTCGTTCCTCGGGCTCGGCGTGCAGCCGCCGCAGCCGTCGTGGGGGCGGATGCTCTACGACGCCCAGGGGTTCCTGGGGTCCGCGTGGTGGATGGCGCTGTTCCCCGGCCTGGCGATCTTCGTGACCGTGCTCGCGCTCAACCTGCTCGGCGACGGGCTGCGGGACGTGCTCGACCCGCGCCAGCGCACCCTGCTGCAGACCCGACGCCTGGTCAGGAGGAGCCGCCGATGAACCCCGTCCTCGAGGTGACGGACCTGCGGGTCGACATCGGCCCGACGCCGATCGTCCGCGGCGTGTCGTTCGCCGTGGAGCCCGGGCAGACCCTCGGCATCGTCGGGGAGTCCGGGTCCGGCAAGTCGATGACCGTGCTCGCGGCGACCGGGCTGCTGGACGCACCCGGCGCGCGGGTGTCGGGCAGCAGCGTGCTCGGCGCGCCGGTGGGCGGCGGGGCCGGCGGGGCCGGCGGCGCGGGCGGGACGACGCAGCTCGTCGGTGCCTCGGCCCGCACGCTGCGGTCCGTCCACGGCGACCGCATCGGGTTCGTGTTCCAGGACCCGTCGACGTCGCTCAACCCGATCCTCACGCTCGAGCGGCAGATCACCGAGAGCCTGGAGGCGCACCGCGGCCTGACCGGGCGGGCGGCCCGCGCCCGGGCGCTGGAGCTGCTCGAGGCCGTCGGCATCCCCGACCCGGAGAGCCGGCTCGCGTCGTACCCGCACCAGCTCTCGGGCGGCCAGCGGCAGCGGGTGATGATCGCGGTCGCGCTGGCGTGCGACCCGGCGCTGCTGATCGCCGACGAGCCGACGACCGCCCTCGACGTGACCACGCAGGCGCAGGTGGTGGACCTGGTGCGCGAGCTCCAGCACCGCTTCGGCACGGCGGTCGTGTGGATCAGCCACGACCTCGGGCTCATCGGCCAGGTCGCCGACGACGTCACCGTGCTGCGCGACGGCCTGCAGCTCGAGACGCAGCCGGTGCTCGACCTGGTGGACCGGCCGCGCGACCCGTACACCCGGGAGCTGCTCGCCGCCCGCCCGCTGCTCGGGCAGTCCCGCCCGGCGCCCGGGCCGGCGGACGTCGAGGTGCTGCTCGCCGTCGAGGGTCTCGACGTGCGCTTCGACGTCCGCGGCCCCGCCGGGCGCACGCAGGTGCACGCGGTCGACGACGTGTCGTTCGAGGTCCGGCGCGGGCGCACGCTCGGCGTCGTCGGGGAGTCCGGGTCGGGCAAGTCGACGATCGCCGGCGTCCTCACCGGGCTCACGGTCCCGCGCGCGGGCACGGCGGAGCTGGACGGGGTCGACGTGCTGCACCAGCGGGGCGCGGCCCTCAAGGCGCTGCGCCGGCGGATCGCCATGGTGTTCCAGGACCCGTTCTCGTCGCTCAACGGCCGGTCCGCGGTCGGGACGTCGATCGCCGAGCCGCTGCGGGTGCACGGGCTGGCGCGCGGCCGGGAGGCGACGGCCCGCCGGGTGGGCGAGCTGCTGGAGCTGGTGGACCTGCCGGCGTCCTGGGCGTCCCGCTACCCGCACGAGCTGTCCGGCGGGCAGCGCCAGCGGGTGTCGATCGCGCGGGCGCTGGCGCTGGAGCCGGACCTGGTGATCCTCGACGAGTCGACCGCGTCGCTCGACGTCTCGATCCAGGCCCGCGTGCTCGAGCTTCTCGCCCGCCTGCAGGCGGAGCTCGGGCTGACGTACCTGTTCATCGCGCACGACCTCGCGGTGGTCGAGCGCGTCAGCCACGACGTGCTGGTGCTCAAGGAGGGGCGCACGGTGGAGCACCGCCCGGCGGCGGAGCTGTTCGCCGACCCACGGGACGACTACACCCGCGCGCTGCTCGCGGCCGTCCCCCCGGTGCGGCCGCGGGCGGGGCGGGCCGCGGCGGGGTAGTCGGGCTCGGGGCGGGGGTCACACCAGCCCGAGCTCCGCGAACGCCGGCACCAGCCCCTCAGCCCCGGGCCCGGCGGCCACGTGGTCCGCCAGGGCCAGCAGGCGCGGGTCGGCGCCGGCGATCGCGACGGACGTGCCGGCGTACTCGAGCATCTCGAGGTCGTTCGGCCCGTCGCCGAACGCGACGACGTCCTCGCGCCCGGCGCCGAGGTGGTCGAGCACCGTCTGGATGCCGAGGGCCTTGTGGACGCCGGCGAGCTGGATCTCCCCGGCGGTGTCGCCGAGCCCGGTGATGGAGGACGGGAGCAGGTCCAGGCCGTCGCCGAGGGCGTCCGCGACGACGGGCCAGGGGGACGCCGCGCCGAAGTACGTCACCTTGGCGAACGAGCACTCCTCGAGGCGCTCCGGCACGCGCAGCGCGTCCAGCACGTCGCCCTGCCCGTCCGCCGCGGCGTCGGGGTCGCGCAGGTGGCCGCCGAGCAGCTCGCCGAGCCGCCGCCGGACGTCGGGCCGGCCGTACAGCGCCTCGGGGGCCTCCAGCAGGTAGGCGGCGTCGTGGGCGTCGAGCACGGCGATCACGCGCTCGGCGAGGTCCCGGGGGAACCGCTGGTCGCGCAGCACGGCGCCGCCGACCTCGACGTAGCCGCCGGCGGACGCGACCATCCCGTCGAACCCCGCGGCGAGGATGTGCCGGGTCAGCATCGAGCGCGGCCGGCCGGTGCACAGCAGGACGCGGTTCCCGGCGGCCCGCGCGGCGGCGACGGCCCGGGCGTGCCCCGGCGGGACGATGCCGCGGTCGGCGTAGGTGCCGTCGATGTCGAGGAACACGATGCGGGGCCGTGCGGGGGGAGGCATGCCCCCAGCCTCCCTCACGCGGCGCTGGGCCGTCCGGGCGACCGCCGTCCGGGTGGTGCCCGCGGTGTGGGGCCGGTCGCGCGCGGTCGCGCCGCGGGTGGGCGCACAGTTCACCCACAAAGTGGATCAAAACCGTCCAAACCGGACGCTAGCGTGGAGAGCCGCGCTGCGGCCGTCGCGCGACCAGGAGGGGCACCGTGCACCTGAGGCTCATCCCGCTGTCCGACGTGACCCCCTCCGACGTGGAGGCCTGGCACCGCCTGGCCGACCACGCGGTGTGGCCGAACATGTACCTCGACCCGCGGTTCCTCGTGCCCGCGCGGCACCGCGGCGACGAGGCCTCCGACGTGCGCGTCGTGGTCGTCCAGGAGGGCGGGGAGTGGCTCGCCGCCCTGGCCGTCAGCACCAAGCCCGTCGCGCGGCGGGTGCCCGTGCTCGCCGCGACCACCGGCGGCGAGTTCACCACCGTGCACTCCGACCGGCACCACCCGCTGCTGCGCCGGGGCCGGGAGGCCGAGGCGCTGGAGGCGCTGCTGCGCGGCCTGACCTCCGTCGGTCTGCCGGGCCTCGTGCAGCTCCGGCGCTTCCCCGGTGAGGGGCCGCTGGCCGACACGCTCGCCGAGGTGCTGGGTCGCACGCCGATGCGCGCGTGGGAGCGGCGGCGCGACGCCGGCGCGTTCGCCCCGCGCGAGGCGATGACGGTCCCGGAGCTGCCGCCGCTCGTCGACGGGGTGCTGGTGGACCCGCCGCTCGCCACCGACCACATGGCCACCGACGAGCGCCGCAACATGCGCCGCGGCGTCCGGGGCCTGGTCCGCGAGACCGGCGGGCCCCTGGAGCTGCACGACCTGTCGGCCGACCCGGGCGCGGAGGACGACTTCGTCGAGCTGCAGGCCGCCGGGTGGAAGGGCGACGTGACGCAGGGCGGCTCGGCGCTGCGGCTCGACCCGCGGGCCGAGCGGTGGTTCCGCGAGGTCGTCGGGCTGTTCCGGCGGGACGGCGACGCCACGGTGCTGCGGCTCGCCGCCGGCGGGCAGACGCTCTGGCACGGGTACGCGCTGCGGTCCGGCGGGGCGTACTTCGGGTTCCTCGACGCCTACGCCGAGCAGCACCGGCGGTACAGCCCCGGCGCGATCGGGCGGATCGCCAACCTCACGTACCTGTTCGCCACCACCGACGCGCCGTTCTTCGACCCCGGGTTCGACTCCCGCTACACGGCGGGCGCGCGGCTGTTCCCGGCGTCGCGGCCGGTGGTGGACGTGCTGGTCTCGACGCGGGGCCTCACCGCGCACGCGGTGCTGCGCGCGGCGCCGACCGCACGCCGGCTCGGGCTGCTGGCCTCCTGACCGGCGCGCCGCCGGGGTGTCCGGGGTGGCAGGCTGGCCCCGTGAGGACCCGCCACCCCAGCGTCGCCGCCGACATCGGCCCCGGCTTCCCCGTCGCCGAGGCCCGCGCGCTGCAGACCGCGCTCGAGGGCGCGCTGACCGCCGTCGAGCGGGCCGCCGGCCGGCCCGTGCCGGTCGAGCTGCGGTTCGAGCCGGGCGCGGGTCCCGGCGTCGTCGTCGTGTGCCGGAACCGGGTGGTGGGGTTCGTGCCGCCCGACCGCGCGCCAGGGCTGCGCGGCCAGCTCGCCGACGCCGGTCGCCGCGCGCACCTGGTCGCCCCCGGGGTGCTGCACCGGCAGGACGGGCTGTGGCGGGCGTGGGCCGGCGCCGAGCCCGAGGACGGCGTGCCCCCCGCCCCGGACGGCCTGGACACGATGGCCGCGCCCGACCCGGCGGTCCTGGGCATCCCGCTCCGGCGGGGCTGAGCCCGTCGGCCCCAGGCGGGGCCGGGTCAGGCGTAGAAGCCGGACGGCGTGAGCTCGGCGGCGTACCGCGGGGCGTAGTGGTCGAAGTAGACCCGCGCGACGAGCTCCCGCCGGCTGCCGACCCCGGCCTTGTCGAACACGGCCTTGAGGTGGTCCTGCACCGTCCACGGCGACAGGTGCAGCGCCCGGCCGATCTCCTGCGTGCTGTCGCCGTGCAGCACGCCGGCGACGACGTCGCGCTCGCGGCCGGTCAGCCCGAACGCCGCGACGACCAGCGGCACGATCTCCGGCGGCCGGGCCTCCTCGAGCGTCACGACCACCTGCCGCCGCCCGCCGTCGCGCCCCGCTAGCGGCGCCGCGTGCACCACCAGCCACTGCCCGGCCGGCGTGCGGACGCGCAGCCGGGGGACGGTGGCGAGGCGGCCGTCGCCCAGGGCCCGCGCGGCGGACGTGATGGCCGCGACGGGCGTCGGGAGCGAGTCCCAGCGCGTGCCGCCGAGCTCGGCGACGCGGGCCTCCGCGGCCGGGGTCGTCTGGCAGACGGTGTTGTCCGCGTCGACCACCAGCACGGCCGGGCCGGCGACGTCGGGGGCCGCCCCGGGGACGGGCGCCTCCGCGAGCCGGGCCGCCGCCGTGACCAGGCCCGCGCGCACGCCGACCGCGAGCGTGCCGGCCACCCGCGCGAGGAAGTCGGCCTCCGCCGGGGAGAAGCCGCTCGACCCGCCGGAACGGTAGAGCGCGACGGCGGCCCACGGGGTGCCGTCCGTCCGGGCGGACGCCCGCATCTCGTGGTCGAGGGACCAGTGCGGCACGAACATCTCCCGGTGCCGGCTGCTGCTGCGCGGGTCGCCGCCGGTGTCGTCGGCGAGGATGCCCACGGGGTTCGCCTGCCGGGCGAGCGACCGGAACAGGTTCACGTGGTCGGTGACGTACTCGTGCTCGAGGAACTCCGCGTCGCGCTCGTCGCCGATGTTGCGCTTGACGGACCCGGTGAGCAGGCCGGTGTCCGGGTCGACGGGCCCGATGCACGCGGCGTCGTGGGGGATCGCCGCGTCGAGCAGGTCGATCGCGCCGCGCGCGAACGCGCGCCAGTCGAGGCCCGCGCGCGCGAGCCCGTCCAGCCCGGCCCGCACGGGCTCGGTCCGCAGAGTCGCCATGCTCCGATGGTCCCGCTGTCCGGTTCGTCCCGGTACCCCCATGTTTGTGGGGATCTCTGCGCACCGGGTCGCGGTCGCGCACGACCCAGGTTCCTGGGATTCCGCCCGACCGGCCCCGCCGAGCACGCTCGGCGGCATGACCACTGACCTGGCGGCCGGAGCGCCGCTCGACACCTCTGCCCTCGACGAGCTGCGCGCCGCGCTGACCGGCACGCTCGTCGCACCCGGCGACCCCGCGTGGGACGCCGCACGCCTGCCCTGGAACGTGCTGGTCGACCAGCGGCCGCTCGCCGTCGTCCAGGCGGCCGACGCGCACGACGTCGCCGCGACCGTCCGCTGGGCCGCCGCGCACCGCGTCCCCGTCACGGCCCAGCCCAACGGCCACGGCGCCAGCCGGTGGCTCGACGGCGCGGTCCTCGTCCGCACCACCGCGCTCGACGACATCTGGGTGGACGCCGACGCGCGCGTCGCCCGCGTCGGGGCCGGCGTGCGGTGGGGCGACCTGCAGGTCGCGCTCGACGGCACGGGCCTGACCGGGCTCGTCGGCTCAAACCCCGACGTCACGGTGGTCGGGTACTGCCTCGGCGGCGGCCTGTCCTGGTTCAGCCGCGCGCACGGCACGGGGGCCGGCTCGGTCCGCGCGGTCGAGGTGGTCGACGCCACCGGGACGCACCGCTGGGTCCGGGGCGACGACCCGGCCGACGTCGACCTGCTGTGGGCGCTGCGCGGGGGCGGCGGCGACTTCGCGCTCGTCACCGCCGTGGAGCTCGACCTCCACCCGGCGCCGCAGATCACCGGCGGCCTGCTCGCGTTCCCGGCCGAGGCGGCACCCGCGGTGCTCCGCGCGTTCCGCGAGATCACCCGGGACGCTCCCGAGGCGCTCACCACCTGGGTCGCCGTGCTGCACCTGCCCGACGCGCCCGTCGTGCCGGAGCCCATGCGCGGGCTGTCCCTCGCGCTGCTGCTCGCCACCTACCTCGGCGACCCCGCGGAGGCCGAGCGGCTGCTCGCCCCCGCGCGCGCCGCCGGCCCGGTGCTGCGGGACACGTTCCGGGTGCTCGCCCCGGGCGAGGTGGGGCTGCTCGCCGAGGAGCCCGTCGACCCGAGCCCCGCCGTGCTCGTGGGGACGCGGCTGCACGCGTTCGACGAGGCGGCCGCCGCCCGGCTGCTCGAGGTCGCCGGGGCCGGTTCCGGCACGCCGCTCATGCAGGTGCAGGTCCGGCACGTCGGCGGCGCCCTCGCGCGCGAGCGGGTGCCGTCCGCCGCCGGGACGGCCGACGAGCCGTACCTGCTGTCCGGCCTGGCCATGGTGCCGGTGCCGGAGGCGTACGCCCCGGTGGCGGGGGCGCTCGACGGGCTGTTCGCGGCGATGGCCCCGTGGAGCACCGGCACGGCGCCGCTGACCTTCCTCGACCGGGACGAGACGGTCGGACGGGCGTACCCGCCGGCGACGGTCGACCGGCTGCGCGCCATCAAGGCCGCGGTCGACCCGGCGGGCCTGTTCCGCAGCAACCGCCCGATCCACGCCTGACCCCGGGGGCGGTGTGCCCGGACCCTCGCAGGGGGAGGGTCCCAACCGCCCGCTCCACCCCAGACCCACCCCACACCACCCGTCCACACACCCGCCGAGTTCGGCAGTCCGGGTGCGAGTTCGGCATCTGCACCTGCCGAACTCGCCTGGGACTGCCGAACTCGCGGGAGGCGGGCAGCCGTCGCGGGAGCGGGTCGGCCTGGCGGCAGCCCTGCCGGCCGCGCAGACTGGCCGGGTGATCGCCCGGACCGTCGTCGTGCACGGGGTCGTCCAGGGTGTGGGGTTCCGCGCGTCGATGGCGGCGGAGGCCCGGCGGCTGGGCGTGACCGGGCACGTCCGGAACCGGCCGGACGGCACCGTCGAGGCGCACGTCGAGGGCCCGCAGGACGCCGTCGCGGCGCTGGTGGACTGGGCTCGCCGCGGGCCCCGGTTCTCCGAGGTGACGCACGTCGACGTGCGCGACGCCGTGCCGTCCGGGGCCGAGAGCTTCGTCGTCGAGCGCTGAGACCGGGACGTCCTGCGGCCCCGGCCGGCGCCGCCCGGGACGTCCGCGCACAGCGGCCACCCGCCCGGCGCGCGTGTCGGGGGTCGCGGCTACCGTCGGTGCATGGACGTCATCCTCATCCCCGGGTTCTGGCTCGACGCGTCCTCCTGGGCGCCGGTCTCCGCGGCCCTGGAGGCCGCCGGGCACACCCCGCACCCCGTCACGCCGCTCGGCGCCGGCGGTGCGGCGGACGAGGTCGCGGGCATCACGCTGGCCGACCAGGCGGCCGCGGTCGTCGAGCTGGTCGACAGCCTCAGCGGCCCCGTGGTCGTCGTCGGCCACAGCGGCGGCGGTGCGGTGGCGCACGCTGTCGCGGACGCGCGGCCGGACCGCGTCGAGCAGGTGGTCTACGTCGACAGCGGCCCGCTCGCGGACGGCGGGGTCGTCAACGACGAGCTGCCCGTGGTGGACGGCGTCGTGCCGCTG
This is a stretch of genomic DNA from Cellulomonas sp. ES6. It encodes these proteins:
- a CDS encoding ABC transporter ATP-binding protein translates to MNPVLEVTDLRVDIGPTPIVRGVSFAVEPGQTLGIVGESGSGKSMTVLAATGLLDAPGARVSGSSVLGAPVGGGAGGAGGAGGTTQLVGASARTLRSVHGDRIGFVFQDPSTSLNPILTLERQITESLEAHRGLTGRAARARALELLEAVGIPDPESRLASYPHQLSGGQRQRVMIAVALACDPALLIADEPTTALDVTTQAQVVDLVRELQHRFGTAVVWISHDLGLIGQVADDVTVLRDGLQLETQPVLDLVDRPRDPYTRELLAARPLLGQSRPAPGPADVEVLLAVEGLDVRFDVRGPAGRTQVHAVDDVSFEVRRGRTLGVVGESGSGKSTIAGVLTGLTVPRAGTAELDGVDVLHQRGAALKALRRRIAMVFQDPFSSLNGRSAVGTSIAEPLRVHGLARGREATARRVGELLELVDLPASWASRYPHELSGGQRQRVSIARALALEPDLVILDESTASLDVSIQARVLELLARLQAELGLTYLFIAHDLAVVERVSHDVLVLKEGRTVEHRPAAELFADPRDDYTRALLAAVPPVRPRAGRAAAG
- a CDS encoding HAD family hydrolase, whose protein sequence is MPPPARPRIVFLDIDGTYADRGIVPPGHARAVAAARAAGNRVLLCTGRPRSMLTRHILAAGFDGMVASAGGYVEVGGAVLRDQRFPRDLAERVIAVLDAHDAAYLLEAPEALYGRPDVRRRLGELLGGHLRDPDAAADGQGDVLDALRVPERLEECSFAKVTYFGAASPWPVVADALGDGLDLLPSSITGLGDTAGEIQLAGVHKALGIQTVLDHLGAGREDVVAFGDGPNDLEMLEYAGTSVAIAGADPRLLALADHVAAGPGAEGLVPAFAELGLV
- a CDS encoding GNAT family N-acetyltransferase, whose product is MHLRLIPLSDVTPSDVEAWHRLADHAVWPNMYLDPRFLVPARHRGDEASDVRVVVVQEGGEWLAALAVSTKPVARRVPVLAATTGGEFTTVHSDRHHPLLRRGREAEALEALLRGLTSVGLPGLVQLRRFPGEGPLADTLAEVLGRTPMRAWERRRDAGAFAPREAMTVPELPPLVDGVLVDPPLATDHMATDERRNMRRGVRGLVRETGGPLELHDLSADPGAEDDFVELQAAGWKGDVTQGGSALRLDPRAERWFREVVGLFRRDGDATVLRLAAGGQTLWHGYALRSGGAYFGFLDAYAEQHRRYSPGAIGRIANLTYLFATTDAPFFDPGFDSRYTAGARLFPASRPVVDVLVSTRGLTAHAVLRAAPTARRLGLLAS
- a CDS encoding LuxR C-terminal-related transcriptional regulator — its product is MATLRTEPVRAGLDGLARAGLDWRAFARGAIDLLDAAIPHDAACIGPVDPDTGLLTGSVKRNIGDERDAEFLEHEYVTDHVNLFRSLARQANPVGILADDTGGDPRSSSRHREMFVPHWSLDHEMRASARTDGTPWAAVALYRSGGSSGFSPAEADFLARVAGTLAVGVRAGLVTAAARLAEAPVPGAAPDVAGPAVLVVDADNTVCQTTPAAEARVAELGGTRWDSLPTPVAAITSAARALGDGRLATVPRLRVRTPAGQWLVVHAAPLAGRDGGRRQVVVTLEEARPPEIVPLVVAAFGLTGRERDVVAGVLHGDSTQEIGRALHLSPWTVQDHLKAVFDKAGVGSRRELVARVYFDHYAPRYAAELTPSGFYA
- a CDS encoding FAD-binding oxidoreductase, encoding MTTDLAAGAPLDTSALDELRAALTGTLVAPGDPAWDAARLPWNVLVDQRPLAVVQAADAHDVAATVRWAAAHRVPVTAQPNGHGASRWLDGAVLVRTTALDDIWVDADARVARVGAGVRWGDLQVALDGTGLTGLVGSNPDVTVVGYCLGGGLSWFSRAHGTGAGSVRAVEVVDATGTHRWVRGDDPADVDLLWALRGGGGDFALVTAVELDLHPAPQITGGLLAFPAEAAPAVLRAFREITRDAPEALTTWVAVLHLPDAPVVPEPMRGLSLALLLATYLGDPAEAERLLAPARAAGPVLRDTFRVLAPGEVGLLAEEPVDPSPAVLVGTRLHAFDEAAAARLLEVAGAGSGTPLMQVQVRHVGGALARERVPSAAGTADEPYLLSGLAMVPVPEAYAPVAGALDGLFAAMAPWSTGTAPLTFLDRDETVGRAYPPATVDRLRAIKAAVDPAGLFRSNRPIHA
- a CDS encoding acylphosphatase — translated: MIARTVVVHGVVQGVGFRASMAAEARRLGVTGHVRNRPDGTVEAHVEGPQDAVAALVDWARRGPRFSEVTHVDVRDAVPSGAESFVVER